From a region of the Flavobacterium sediminilitoris genome:
- a CDS encoding heme-binding domain-containing protein: protein MKKFKIIVLILLIVFVGIQFFPTKRNQSDSVPNTDFMIVNTVPKNIDNLLKTACYDCHSNNTSYPWYNKVQPVAWFLENHIDEGKAELNFNEWDNYSNRRKKSKLKSIVSQIEENKMPPNSYSFIHKDAVLSNEQKQEIIDWINSM, encoded by the coding sequence ATGAAAAAATTTAAAATCATAGTATTGATTTTATTGATTGTGTTTGTGGGAATTCAATTTTTTCCCACAAAACGCAATCAAAGTGATAGTGTACCCAATACAGATTTTATGATAGTTAATACTGTGCCAAAAAATATTGATAACCTATTGAAAACAGCTTGTTATGATTGTCACAGTAATAATACATCATATCCGTGGTATAATAAAGTACAACCAGTTGCTTGGTTTTTAGAAAATCATATTGATGAAGGTAAAGCAGAATTAAATTTTAACGAATGGGATAATTATTCAAACAGAAGAAAAAAAAGTAAATTAAAATCAATAGTTAGTCAAATTGAGGAAAACAAAATGCCTCCTAACTCATATAGCTTTATTCACAAAGACGCTGTCCTTTCAAACGAACAAAAACAAGAAATTATAGATTGGATAAATAGTATGTAA
- a CDS encoding OmpA family protein, which produces MKTIITTFLFILTLSLQAQETVGGKVVKNAKDKTYQKGEQKGDETVDKALNKIEDGISNLFKKKDKKAKKKKSKDDSEEMSENDNSSSSGSISKTNLKNIKVYSKFDFIPGEKIIGYDDFSTTNIGDFPLGWNTNSSAEVVTIDDSNQRWLFISKDGYFQPDFVKDMPENFTLEFDVFTRYRSNNILEYQFYILPSTNPKRDLSEEYLNDYFQFKWLACEGSSSFYVVENGETVGKNEGFTVKDFICGGNDKEEPTQVKISIWRQNSRLRIYANENKILDIPQAFNSKSKYNVFKIGAKYMNFSENENKDEFMVSNIRYAVGSPDTRSKLITEGKLVTRGILFDVNSDVIKPSSYGVLKDIASVLKENPTVNINIIGHTDSDGDATSNLTLSQNRALAVKNILTSEFKIEENRMQTEGKGEAEPSDSNKTAMGKANNRRVEFIKL; this is translated from the coding sequence ATGAAAACAATTATTACAACATTTCTTTTCATACTTACACTATCATTACAAGCTCAAGAAACAGTAGGTGGTAAAGTAGTGAAAAATGCAAAAGATAAAACCTATCAAAAGGGAGAACAAAAAGGAGATGAAACAGTTGATAAAGCATTAAATAAAATAGAAGACGGAATAAGTAATCTTTTTAAAAAGAAAGATAAAAAAGCAAAAAAGAAAAAATCGAAAGATGATTCAGAAGAAATGAGTGAAAATGATAATTCTTCAAGCAGTGGATCAATATCCAAAACGAATCTAAAAAACATAAAAGTGTATTCAAAATTTGATTTTATTCCAGGAGAAAAAATTATTGGATATGACGATTTTTCAACAACTAATATAGGAGATTTTCCTCTAGGTTGGAATACAAATTCATCCGCTGAAGTAGTAACAATAGATGATAGTAATCAAAGATGGTTATTCATTTCAAAAGATGGTTATTTTCAACCTGATTTTGTTAAAGATATGCCAGAAAACTTCACATTAGAGTTTGATGTTTTTACACGTTACCGAAGTAATAATATTTTAGAATATCAATTCTACATTTTACCATCAACAAATCCAAAGAGAGATTTATCAGAAGAGTATTTAAATGACTATTTTCAATTCAAATGGTTAGCATGTGAAGGATCTTCTAGTTTTTATGTAGTGGAAAATGGAGAAACAGTTGGTAAAAATGAAGGCTTCACAGTTAAAGATTTTATTTGTGGTGGAAATGATAAAGAAGAACCTACTCAAGTAAAAATTTCTATTTGGCGACAAAATTCTCGATTAAGAATATATGCAAATGAAAACAAAATATTAGATATTCCTCAAGCCTTTAATTCAAAATCAAAATATAATGTTTTTAAAATAGGAGCCAAATACATGAATTTTTCTGAAAATGAAAATAAAGATGAATTTATGGTCTCAAACATTCGTTATGCAGTAGGTTCACCAGATACTCGTAGCAAATTAATTACAGAAGGGAAATTAGTAACAAGAGGTATTTTATTTGATGTTAATTCAGATGTTATTAAACCTTCTTCTTATGGAGTTCTAAAAGATATAGCTTCTGTTTTAAAAGAAAACCCAACAGTAAATATCAATATTATAGGTCATACAGATAGCGATGGAGATGCCACTTCAAATCTTACACTATCTCAAAATAGAGCTTTGGCAGTGAAAAACATTCTTACATCAGAATTCAAAATTGAAGAAAATAGAATGCAAACAGAAGGAAAAGGAGAAGCAGAACCATCAGATTCTAATAAGACAGCAATGGGAAAAGCAAATAATAGGAGAGTGGAATTTATAAAACTATAA
- a CDS encoding DUF3347 domain-containing protein, translated as MKKVIGVLAVALLSLTISCKDNKGEQKDEIHNEMSDNHTTYACPMKCEGDKTYDEVGSCPKCGMDLEAVEAHNHSEANHEDGHGHGNNESTERAITQNSTKNTATSAILDAYFEIKNGLVADSKEKTATGGNSLLDAISKFDMSKLSQETHKEYMEIQESAKEHAEHIVKSPIDHQREHFEALSTDITDLVALLGTDKVIYQDFCPMANNNKGAHWLSEVKEIKNPYFGSKMLKCGSVKKQIN; from the coding sequence ATGAAAAAAGTAATAGGAGTTTTAGCAGTAGCTTTATTAAGCTTAACAATTTCTTGTAAAGACAACAAAGGAGAACAAAAAGACGAAATACATAATGAAATGAGTGATAATCATACAACATATGCTTGTCCAATGAAGTGCGAAGGCGATAAAACCTATGATGAAGTAGGTTCATGTCCAAAATGTGGAATGGATTTAGAAGCAGTTGAAGCACACAACCACTCTGAAGCAAATCACGAAGACGGACACGGCCATGGTAATAACGAAAGTACAGAAAGAGCAATTACTCAAAACAGTACAAAAAACACTGCTACATCAGCCATACTTGATGCTTATTTTGAAATCAAAAATGGTTTAGTTGCTGATAGTAAAGAAAAAACAGCAACAGGAGGAAATTCTCTTTTAGATGCTATTTCTAAATTCGATATGTCAAAATTATCGCAAGAAACACATAAAGAATATATGGAAATTCAAGAAAGTGCAAAAGAACATGCAGAGCATATCGTAAAAAGCCCTATTGATCACCAAAGAGAACACTTTGAAGCTTTAAGTACAGATATTACTGATTTAGTAGCACTTCTTGGAACCGATAAAGTTATTTATCAAGATTTTTGTCCTATGGCAAACAACAACAAAGGAGCACATTGGTTAAGCGAAGTAAAAGAAATTAAAAACCCATATTTTGGTTCAAAAATGCTAAAATGTGGAAGTGTAAAAAAGCAAATAAACTAA
- a CDS encoding RNA polymerase sigma factor, giving the protein MNNPEHVIALLKKEDERTVRKLYDENKKGFLIFANRYNLNSEDVLDIYQDAVIALIENAKKGKIDALQSSISTYLFGIGKFMIFQKLKKEKKTFSKDDFSNLEYVDEDYNEEENNIQIILLQKALNKIGGQCKKVLQLFYYEEKNLDEIQEELGYSSKDVLKSQKSRCLKQLKDLTKEN; this is encoded by the coding sequence ATGAATAACCCTGAACATGTAATTGCATTATTAAAAAAGGAAGACGAAAGAACAGTTCGGAAACTTTATGATGAGAATAAGAAAGGGTTTTTAATTTTCGCTAATCGTTATAATTTAAACTCGGAAGATGTTCTTGATATTTATCAAGATGCTGTTATTGCTTTAATTGAAAATGCAAAAAAAGGAAAAATTGATGCGCTACAAAGTAGTATTTCAACCTATTTATTTGGTATTGGGAAGTTTATGATTTTTCAAAAATTAAAAAAAGAGAAAAAAACGTTTTCAAAAGATGATTTTTCAAATCTAGAATATGTTGATGAAGATTATAATGAAGAGGAAAATAACATTCAAATTATTTTATTGCAAAAGGCTCTAAATAAAATAGGAGGACAATGTAAAAAGGTATTACAACTTTTTTATTATGAAGAAAAAAATTTAGATGAAATTCAAGAAGAACTTGGTTATAGTAGTAAGGATGTATTAAAAAGTCAGAAATCTAGATGTCTCAAACAACTGAAAGACTTAACAAAAGAAAATTAA
- a CDS encoding GlxA family transcriptional regulator: protein MKSVSILVPESSVLQAIADPQYLFSAVNQFMMVSGKKPLFNIELVGFKKEIKLNDGLYSVKTTQLLKDVKKTDLIVIPALFGDMKSAIKMNKKALPWINEQYENGAEIASLCVGAFLLASTGLLDGKKCSTHWGFQNEFREMFPKTEVVDGNIITEEHRIYSSGGANSYWNLLLHLVEKYTDRQTAILASKYFAIDIDRKNQSAFAMFQGQKNHTDEAIKQTQDFIENNIQERITIDELAHLVSLGRRSFERRFKLATNNSVLEYINRVKIEFAKRNFETNRKNINEVMYDVGYTDSKAFRTIFKKITGLTPIEYRNKYNKGTLN from the coding sequence ATGAAAAGTGTAAGTATTTTAGTTCCAGAATCGTCAGTATTACAAGCCATTGCTGATCCACAATATTTATTTTCTGCTGTAAATCAATTCATGATGGTTTCTGGTAAAAAACCTTTATTCAATATAGAACTTGTAGGATTTAAAAAAGAAATTAAATTAAATGATGGTCTTTATTCTGTGAAAACTACTCAACTACTAAAAGATGTAAAAAAAACAGATTTAATAGTAATTCCTGCATTGTTTGGTGATATGAAAAGTGCTATTAAAATGAATAAAAAAGCATTGCCATGGATAAATGAGCAATATGAAAATGGAGCAGAAATAGCTTCATTATGTGTAGGTGCTTTTTTATTAGCATCAACAGGATTACTTGATGGTAAAAAATGCTCTACACATTGGGGATTTCAAAACGAGTTTCGAGAAATGTTTCCAAAAACAGAAGTTGTTGATGGTAATATTATTACAGAAGAACATCGTATTTATTCTAGTGGAGGAGCTAATTCATATTGGAATTTATTATTGCATTTAGTTGAAAAATATACTGATAGACAAACCGCTATTTTAGCCTCTAAATATTTTGCCATTGATATTGATAGAAAAAATCAATCTGCTTTTGCAATGTTTCAAGGTCAAAAAAACCATACTGATGAGGCTATAAAACAAACTCAGGATTTTATTGAAAATAATATTCAAGAAAGAATAACAATTGATGAACTGGCACATTTAGTTTCATTAGGGAGACGAAGTTTTGAAAGACGATTTAAACTAGCTACTAATAATTCTGTTTTAGAATACATAAATAGAGTTAAGATAGAATTTGCGAAACGAAATTTTGAAACAAATCGAAAAAACATAAATGAAGTTATGTATGATGTTGGTTATACTGATTCAAAGGCTTTTCGAACTATTTTTAAAAAGATAACAGGATTAACTCCTATTGAATATAGAAATAAATACAACAAAGGAACTTTAAATTAG
- a CDS encoding DUF4870 domain-containing protein translates to MENKEIQGKDIALISYLTIIGLVIAFVMNNDKKFEFAKFHIRQSLGLFLTAIVLSFIAIIPILGWLVWICGIFILLYMWIKGLMNAINGKEEVMPILGEKYAEIFKNL, encoded by the coding sequence ATGGAAAACAAAGAAATTCAAGGAAAAGACATTGCCCTGATAAGTTATTTAACCATTATTGGTTTGGTTATCGCATTTGTAATGAATAATGACAAGAAGTTTGAATTTGCCAAATTTCATATTCGTCAAAGTCTAGGCTTGTTTTTAACCGCAATTGTGTTAAGTTTTATTGCTATAATTCCAATTTTAGGTTGGTTAGTATGGATTTGTGGCATTTTTATTTTGCTTTATATGTGGATAAAAGGTTTGATGAACGCTATTAATGGTAAAGAAGAAGTCATGCCCATTTTAGGAGAAAAATATGCCGAAATATTTAAAAATTTATAA
- a CDS encoding tetratricopeptide repeat protein yields the protein MEKYSYIEKYFEGTLSSEEEIIFQNLLAEDNDFAMVFEYEKNVKKAITLNERKALKQKIQSFEKSKKSYKWLYIAASFAVLLGFFIWTIFLNTNYDSLYNEYYQTYPNTIAPTVRGENNTDLKSDAFYAYDSGDYKEAIVLFSEIYTKDGDDYALFYKALSLMETQKYQEALTTLNLHDYTKENTFTPFFRWYAALTNLKLKNKKDATQLLEKLTQTDNPQKEAATRLLSELQ from the coding sequence ATGGAAAAGTATAGTTACATAGAAAAATATTTTGAAGGCACTTTGTCGTCTGAAGAAGAAATTATTTTTCAAAATTTACTGGCAGAAGACAACGATTTTGCTATGGTATTTGAGTATGAAAAAAATGTAAAAAAAGCAATAACGCTGAATGAAAGAAAGGCTTTAAAACAAAAAATACAATCTTTTGAAAAATCTAAAAAATCTTATAAATGGTTATATATAGCAGCTAGTTTTGCTGTTCTATTAGGCTTTTTTATATGGACTATTTTCTTAAATACAAATTACGATTCTCTTTACAATGAATATTATCAGACTTATCCTAATACTATTGCTCCAACAGTAAGAGGTGAAAATAATACAGATCTAAAATCGGATGCATTTTATGCTTATGATTCTGGAGATTATAAAGAAGCGATTGTTTTATTTTCGGAAATTTATACTAAAGATGGTGACGATTATGCTTTATTTTATAAAGCGTTGTCTTTAATGGAGACTCAGAAATACCAGGAAGCTCTTACTACTTTAAATTTACACGATTATACTAAAGAAAATACGTTTACACCTTTTTTTAGATGGTATGCTGCTTTAACAAACCTCAAATTAAAAAATAAAAAGGATGCTACTCAACTTTTAGAAAAACTTACTCAAACAGATAATCCGCAAAAAGAAGCGGCTACGAGATTACTTTCTGAATTGCAATAA
- a CDS encoding DoxX family protein encodes MKSKKTNKIIFWTATIVIFLFEGVMPALTYQTELAKEGIRHLGYPEYFGSALVLFKILGVIALIIPKIPRRLKEWAYAGFVFDFIFASISHTAVEGFGFGTVFPLIILAVLMVSYVYYYKINSFNFKS; translated from the coding sequence ATGAAATCAAAAAAAACAAACAAAATTATTTTTTGGACAGCAACAATTGTTATTTTCTTATTTGAAGGAGTAATGCCAGCATTAACTTATCAAACAGAATTAGCAAAAGAAGGAATCAGACATTTGGGATATCCTGAATATTTTGGAAGCGCTTTAGTATTGTTTAAAATTTTAGGAGTAATCGCATTAATTATTCCAAAAATACCAAGAAGATTGAAAGAATGGGCTTATGCAGGATTTGTCTTCGATTTTATATTTGCATCAATTAGTCATACTGCTGTAGAAGGTTTTGGATTTGGAACTGTTTTTCCGTTAATTATCTTAGCCGTTTTAATGGTATCTTATGTTTATTATTATAAGATAAATTCTTTTAACTTTAAATCATAA
- a CDS encoding CHAT domain-containing protein — MKKCFFLVLLYSISFFSQHNDLKKTVKLSDSLEHVEDFTKAIQLWQNNVKGNPTLATNYIKYFVYLKEKKSILSLDKLQNNLLKSSKRDTFQSDLLIKTYVLYYNYLSEKESWEKALEKALEGVELKDFNLASTKTRIEYLSNLGYIYRQCKNPYEAISFYKKSLDLNMATNGENANIANDYNNLGDAYIENYNPTKANECYKKAISILEKITTNKPEDIDQLLIGYRNLISNLLEYGAQDEAKKYVNKINTLFFKNKKQLNIHSKELCFHARQMQIDGNVSFFAATGNFEMATKYCDSLKTETSFKKENEEAIAFLTMRYYDVADFMYEFEEYAQTAERLHQLEPIINKFNLIVPKMLVNAKLGTSYEKLKEYKKALHHIEIAEQIVDQQHFNSSKFSIQIIKAIILGGMNKNQEAIAISKNTLEQLVYEKTKTKIAIDQIKFENVSELADAYFINIFEKVADLYVKKFKLSKQKKDIEIAENLYQIAGKLFQEYYLKGEFNDYLSYYHQEIVEGILECTLLNQASFQQKIKNINLIERNASQHLLKEFDKKIKRRTSENTTSVNQINNLKIELEFYKKQNTTVKREKDFNSRKIITLQKEIDKLSNKLSETEKNYSKFNTATFDVNKVISRLKKEEQLLKYYVCSNVVYAIMFSNNSIEIKKIGDKKTIENQVKKYSKEIHTIQTNFKKNSNTLYTLLMPFTFKKTITIIPDSFLNYLPFETLYNYKKEAYVIENHLVSYNYSLPMWLLHQQNRQKNYNQSLAAFAPFYDKPSSNNKRSDFKELKFTTVESQQIANLFGGTLFTKEKATKDNFIKEIENFDIFHLSMHSQLFEDDFNKSCLVFSNEEKLYFSDLYGMHIPASMVVLSACDTGSGTLKNGEGIMSMSRALTYAGVKSAVVSLWQVPDKETSEIMISFYENLKKGQAKDQALANAKNTFIKNNPMKNHPFYWAGFIVNGDVSPIVNNSYNWIIYISIGILLVALLFIFRKKLLQFRK, encoded by the coding sequence ATGAAAAAGTGTTTTTTTTTAGTTTTATTGTATTCTATTTCTTTTTTTTCACAACATAATGACTTAAAAAAAACAGTAAAATTATCAGATAGTTTAGAACATGTTGAAGATTTTACAAAAGCAATCCAACTTTGGCAAAATAATGTAAAAGGAAACCCAACATTAGCTACAAATTATATAAAATACTTCGTATATCTAAAAGAAAAAAAATCCATTTTATCTCTTGATAAATTGCAAAATAACCTTTTAAAGAGTAGTAAAAGAGATACTTTTCAGTCCGATTTATTAATTAAAACATATGTTTTATATTATAATTATTTGTCAGAAAAAGAGAGCTGGGAAAAAGCACTAGAAAAAGCTTTGGAAGGAGTAGAATTAAAAGATTTCAATCTAGCAAGTACAAAAACCAGAATAGAGTATTTATCAAATTTAGGATATATCTATAGACAATGTAAAAACCCATATGAAGCCATTTCTTTTTACAAAAAATCTTTAGACTTAAATATGGCAACTAATGGAGAAAATGCAAACATAGCTAATGATTATAATAATTTAGGAGATGCTTATATAGAGAATTATAATCCTACAAAAGCGAATGAATGTTATAAAAAAGCAATTTCAATCTTAGAAAAAATTACTACAAACAAACCAGAAGATATAGATCAATTACTTATTGGTTATAGAAACCTGATTAGTAATTTGTTAGAATATGGAGCACAAGACGAAGCAAAAAAATACGTAAATAAGATAAATACTCTTTTTTTTAAAAATAAAAAGCAGTTGAATATTCATTCAAAAGAATTGTGTTTTCATGCTAGACAAATGCAAATAGATGGCAATGTTTCTTTTTTTGCAGCAACAGGTAATTTTGAAATGGCCACCAAATATTGTGATAGTTTAAAGACTGAAACATCATTTAAAAAAGAAAATGAAGAAGCAATAGCGTTTCTAACCATGCGATATTACGATGTTGCAGACTTTATGTATGAGTTTGAAGAATATGCTCAAACCGCAGAACGACTTCATCAATTAGAACCCATTATAAATAAATTTAATTTAATCGTTCCTAAAATGTTAGTTAATGCTAAATTAGGTACTTCTTATGAAAAACTAAAGGAGTATAAAAAAGCATTGCATCATATAGAAATTGCAGAACAAATAGTAGATCAACAGCATTTTAATTCTAGTAAATTTTCAATCCAAATTATTAAAGCTATTATCTTAGGTGGAATGAATAAAAATCAAGAAGCAATTGCTATTAGCAAAAACACATTAGAACAATTAGTTTATGAGAAAACAAAGACAAAAATTGCGATTGATCAAATAAAGTTTGAAAATGTATCTGAACTTGCAGATGCTTATTTTATTAATATTTTTGAAAAAGTAGCAGATTTATATGTGAAAAAATTCAAACTATCTAAACAAAAAAAAGACATAGAAATTGCTGAAAACTTATACCAAATTGCTGGAAAATTATTTCAAGAATATTATTTAAAAGGAGAATTTAATGATTATTTAAGTTATTATCATCAAGAAATTGTTGAAGGTATTTTAGAATGTACACTTTTAAATCAAGCTAGTTTTCAACAAAAAATAAAAAACATAAATCTTATAGAACGTAATGCTTCTCAGCATTTACTAAAAGAGTTTGATAAAAAAATAAAAAGAAGAACATCTGAAAATACAACTTCTGTAAATCAAATTAATAATTTAAAGATAGAACTTGAATTTTATAAAAAACAAAATACAACGGTAAAAAGAGAAAAAGATTTTAATTCAAGAAAAATAATAACATTACAAAAAGAAATTGATAAACTAAGTAATAAACTAAGTGAAACGGAGAAAAATTATTCCAAATTTAATACAGCTACATTTGATGTAAATAAAGTGATTTCTAGATTAAAAAAAGAGGAACAATTGCTTAAATATTATGTTTGTAGCAATGTTGTTTATGCGATTATGTTTTCCAACAATTCAATTGAAATAAAGAAAATTGGTGATAAAAAAACAATTGAAAATCAAGTCAAAAAGTATAGTAAAGAAATACACACTATTCAAACCAATTTTAAAAAAAATAGTAATACATTGTATACTCTTTTAATGCCTTTTACTTTTAAAAAGACCATTACTATAATTCCTGATAGTTTCCTAAACTATCTTCCATTTGAAACACTATATAATTATAAAAAAGAGGCTTATGTTATAGAAAATCACTTAGTGTCTTATAATTATTCGTTACCTATGTGGTTGTTGCACCAACAAAATAGGCAAAAAAACTATAATCAGAGTTTGGCTGCGTTCGCTCCATTTTATGATAAACCTTCAAGCAATAATAAAAGAAGTGACTTTAAAGAATTAAAATTTACTACTGTTGAATCTCAACAAATAGCAAATCTTTTTGGAGGTACATTGTTTACAAAAGAAAAGGCTACAAAAGATAATTTCATAAAAGAAATTGAAAATTTTGATATTTTTCATTTATCCATGCATTCTCAACTGTTTGAAGACGATTTTAATAAATCATGTTTAGTGTTCTCTAATGAGGAAAAACTTTATTTTTCAGATTTATACGGCATGCATATTCCAGCTTCAATGGTGGTTTTAAGTGCTTGTGATACTGGAAGTGGTACTTTGAAAAATGGAGAAGGTATTATGAGTATGTCTAGAGCTTTAACGTATGCAGGAGTTAAAAGTGCAGTAGTCAGTTTATGGCAAGTTCCTGATAAAGAAACTTCAGAAATAATGATTTCTTTTTATGAAAATCTTAAAAAAGGACAGGCAAAAGACCAAGCCTTGGCTAATGCAAAAAACACTTTTATTAAAAATAATCCCATGAAAAACCATCCTTTTTATTGGGCAGGTTTCATAGTAAATGGAGATGTTTCACCTATTGTAAACAATTCTTATAATTGGATAATTTACATAAGTATCGGAATACTATTAGTAGCACTACTTTTTATTTTTAGAAAAAAATTATTGCAATTCAGAAAGTAA
- a CDS encoding VOC family protein: MNMTQINSYLTFNGNCLEAMQFYKECLGGKLLYQTIGDSPISEKIPKQMKHYIMHASLSKERLLLMASDIVDNDKLIKGNTISLFLNCSSEKEIREYYEKLSQGGKSNYQLEYNYWGVLFGTLIDKFGTHWVLNYNKNRSESFNL; encoded by the coding sequence ATGAATATGACACAAATTAATTCTTATTTGACCTTTAATGGAAATTGTCTTGAAGCAATGCAGTTTTATAAAGAATGTTTAGGAGGGAAACTTTTGTATCAGACTATTGGAGATTCTCCTATATCAGAAAAAATACCTAAGCAGATGAAACATTATATTATGCATGCTTCACTTTCAAAAGAAAGATTGTTATTAATGGCTTCAGATATAGTAGATAATGATAAATTAATTAAAGGAAATACTATTTCTCTTTTTTTGAATTGTAGTAGTGAAAAAGAAATTAGAGAGTATTACGAAAAACTTTCTCAAGGTGGAAAATCTAATTATCAGCTAGAATACAATTATTGGGGTGTATTGTTTGGAACTCTTATAGATAAATTTGGAACACATTGGGTACTAAATTATAATAAAAATAGAAGTGAATCTTTTAATTTATAA
- a CDS encoding efflux RND transporter periplasmic adaptor subunit → MNIDKKTKILLAITLLVGLLLGALLFGGSSEEKDENKTDASSKAETWTCSMHPQIRQPEPGDCPICGMDLIPLEAGDDDIDPDAISMSESAMIIAGISTYKVGNTDGVKEISLNGKVEVNERTVYSQSSHIPGRIEKIQVSFVGEYVKKGQVVAYIYSPELASTQQELIEAYTVKDIQPELFESVKMKLKNWKVSDATINTIISSGKTQDRFPVYADVSGYIIKKNVELGDYLQKGQTLYDVADLSTVWVLFEIYESDMNWVKKGNKIDYTIASFPGEKFSGTITFIDPFINPITRIAKARVEVANSGLKFKPEMFATGTLKTQISANKSTLSVPKSAVMWTGKRSIVYVKNETDKGITFKLREVTLGPLLGNDYIIENGLEIGEEIVANGTFNVDAAAQLAGKPSMMNIEGGKVNTGHNHGDSQMSMNGDKKVVLKEDKTAISAEAKKSLQPLYKDYFQFKDALTKDDFNSAKKALLEFEKSFNKINMSVFKGDAHKIWMSYQAELKKQTLHATHIKNIKELRMSLEPISNVMVAMTKAFNPLNETTYVQFCPMANNDKGAFWLSKENKVINPYFGASMLKCGEVKETINNK, encoded by the coding sequence ATGAATATAGATAAAAAAACAAAAATCTTATTAGCAATAACCTTATTAGTTGGGCTACTATTAGGAGCTTTGTTATTTGGTGGAAGCTCTGAAGAAAAAGATGAAAATAAAACAGATGCTTCATCAAAAGCAGAAACATGGACCTGTTCTATGCATCCACAAATTAGACAGCCAGAACCAGGTGATTGTCCTATATGTGGAATGGATTTAATCCCTTTGGAAGCAGGAGATGATGATATAGATCCTGATGCAATTAGCATGTCGGAATCTGCCATGATTATTGCTGGAATCTCTACTTACAAAGTTGGAAATACCGATGGTGTTAAAGAAATTTCACTTAATGGAAAAGTTGAAGTTAATGAAAGAACCGTTTATAGCCAATCATCACATATACCAGGTCGTATCGAAAAAATTCAAGTTTCGTTTGTGGGCGAATATGTAAAAAAAGGTCAAGTAGTTGCGTATATCTATTCTCCTGAATTAGCCAGCACACAACAAGAATTAATTGAAGCATATACCGTAAAAGACATTCAACCTGAATTATTTGAATCGGTAAAAATGAAATTGAAAAATTGGAAAGTTTCTGATGCTACTATTAATACTATTATCTCATCAGGTAAAACCCAAGATAGATTTCCTGTTTATGCCGATGTTTCAGGATATATTATCAAGAAAAATGTTGAGTTAGGCGATTATCTTCAAAAAGGACAAACATTATATGATGTTGCCGATTTATCAACCGTTTGGGTGCTTTTTGAAATTTACGAATCAGACATGAATTGGGTAAAAAAAGGAAATAAAATAGACTATACAATTGCATCATTTCCAGGAGAAAAATTTTCGGGAACAATAACATTTATAGATCCATTTATAAACCCAATAACACGAATTGCAAAAGCAAGAGTTGAGGTAGCTAATTCAGGATTAAAATTCAAACCCGAAATGTTTGCAACAGGTACTTTAAAAACTCAAATAAGTGCAAATAAATCAACATTAAGTGTCCCAAAATCTGCTGTAATGTGGACAGGAAAACGCTCAATTGTATATGTAAAAAATGAAACTGACAAAGGAATAACATTCAAATTACGTGAAGTTACCTTAGGGCCATTATTAGGAAACGATTATATAATTGAAAACGGTTTAGAAATTGGCGAAGAAATAGTAGCAAATGGTACTTTTAATGTTGACGCTGCTGCACAATTAGCTGGAAAACCAAGTATGATGAATATTGAAGGTGGCAAAGTAAATACAGGACACAATCATGGAGATTCACAAATGTCTATGAATGGTGATAAAAAAGTAGTGCTAAAAGAAGATAAAACAGCAATTAGTGCAGAAGCCAAAAAGAGCTTACAACCATTATATAAAGATTATTTTCAATTTAAAGATGCTTTAACAAAAGATGATTTTAATTCGGCTAAAAAAGCTCTTTTAGAATTTGAAAAATCGTTTAATAAAATAAACATGAGCGTATTTAAAGGAGATGCTCATAAAATATGGATGAGTTACCAAGCAGAGTTAAAAAAACAAACATTACACGCTACACACATAAAAAACATTAAAGAATTAAGAATGTCTTTAGAACCAATTTCAAATGTAATGGTAGCAATGACAAAAGCTTTTAACCCTTTAAACGAAACTACTTATGTTCAGTTTTGTCCTATGGCAAATAACGATAAAGGTGCGTTTTGGTTAAGTAAAGAAAATAAAGTAATTAACCCATATTTTGGGGCTTCCATGTTAAAATGTGGAGAAGTAAAAGAAACAATTAATAACAAATAA